Part of the Variovorax sp. PAMC 28711 genome is shown below.
GCGCCCGTCAGGATCAACCGGAGCGACGCAGCGCGCTCGCCCCGAGCCGCCAATTCGGCCGGCGCACCGAAATCTGTGGGCAGGAGCACGCGGCGCACCACGGCTTGCTCTTGCGTGTTGAGCAACGACAGTTCGATGGCCGGCATGGCCAGCGGCACCGTCGCTGCGCTGCGCAGCGTGAAGCTGAACTGGTAGCCATCACCGACCTTTTCGCGCGCGAAGGTGGCGCCATCGATCGTGATGTCATTGATACGCCGCAGCGCGGCCAGTTCGCAGCCGGTGACCGCGCACAGGCTCTGCAGCACGGGGCGCAAACCGGGCCGGCCTGCCAGCAAGCTGTCGCGCTCGCGATGCACGACCTGCAGCGCCAGCAGCAATCCCGCCACCACGATGCCAGCCACCACGACCATGCGCCCTCGCGCGCTCTGCCAGAACTCGCTCGACGAGGCAGCGCGCAAAAACGATGGCACGACGGTCGGCGGCAACGGCGGCGGCTCGGACTCGCTCGCGGTCTGAACGACGGGGGCCGCGGTCGACTCTTCCGATGGCTCGACGGCCGGCGCAGCCGTCGATTTGTCGCGCGCGCGTGCAATCTTGGCGGCTTTGACCCGTGCGCGGCGCAGTGCCTTTTGAAATTGCCCCTGGCTGACCGTATCGAGCTCGAGCGAGGGCGCGAGCTCGGCCACCGACAACACGGGATGCGGCGCAACGGTATCGCGATCTGGAACAGTGGCAATCACCGGCGTCGGCCAGGGCTCGTCGGCCACGAGGCCGCCGGCCGGGCTGGACAAATCGGGGAGTACCGGAAACGAAGGCGGTGCGGGCAGGTCGACCGGCGCGGCCGGCTCTGCGAAGGCAGCCGGTGCGTCATCGCGCGCCGGATCGTCGTCGAAAAAATCCGCATCGTCGGGCGCCGGGGCCGCTGGCGGTGTGGCTTCGGTGTCGGACAAGTCACGCAGGTCGAGCGTCGCGTCGAACACATGGCTGCAACGCCCGCAACGCACCCAGCCATCCGAAATGCGAAGCTGGTCCCGCACCACCTTGAAAGTGGTCGCGCAGGCAGGGCAGCGGGTGACGAGGCTCATGTGGCGCGAATTGTAGGGTCGACACCCACGCGCCGTGAGCTCAGGCGCGCGCGGTCATGAGGATCCAGCCATCCTCGGTATCGCTCACTTCGAGCTGAACGTAGGGCGCGTAGGCGAGTTTCAGTTCGTCGGCCTGGCGCTCGAGAATGCCGGCCAGCACCAGCGCGCCGCCCGGCGCCACATGCGCACACAGCAACGGCGCCAGCACCTTCAGCGGCGTGGCCAGGATGTTGGCCAGCACGGTCTGGTAGTGGCCCAGTGCGGCATCCGGCAACGCGGCGTTCAGCGTGACGCCGTTCGCTTCCGCGTTGAGCCGCGTCGAGCTCACGGCGGCTTCGTCGATGTCGACCGCATCGATCTCGGCGGCACCGTACTTCGCCGCGCCGATCGCGAGGATGCCGGAGCCGCAGCCATAGTCGAGCACGCGCTGGCCCGCGAATTCGCCGCGCTTCGCGATCCAGCGCAGGCACATGCGCGTGGTGGGGTGCGTGCCCGTGCCGAAGGCCAGACCCGGATCGAGCCGGATCACGCGGCGCGCTTGGGCAGGCGGTTCGTGCCACGTCGGAACGATCCAGAAGTCGGAGGTGATCTCGACCGGCGCGAACTGCGATTGCGTGAGGCGCACCCAGTCCTGGTCGGGCACCACGGCCACGCCCAGCAGCTGGCAGCCTTCGAAGAAATCCTGCACGGCCAGCACCGTGGCCGCATCGTTGGCCAACGCTTCGGAGTCGAACAGCGCGATCACGCGCGAACGCTGCCAGCCCTCTTTCGGTGGTGGCATGCCCGGCTCGCCGAACAGCGCCTGCTCGGCATCGGTCTGCGCATCGGCGTCCTCCACCGATACGCTCAGCGCATCGAGCGCGTCGAGCGCGTCGCTCACCGCCTCGACGCTTTGCTCGGGAACCAGCAGCCGCAGCTCAAACACGCGCGCGTCCGGTCACCGCTTGTGAGCGGCGAGCCACTCTTCGAGGTAGTGGATGTTGGTGCCGCCGGCCATGAACTTGGCGTCGACCATCAATTCGCGGTGCAGCGGGATGTTGGTGCTGATGCCTTCGATGACCGTCTCGTTCAGGGCCGTGCGCATGCGCGCCATGGCCTGCTCACGCGTGTCGCCGAACGTGATGATCTTGCCGATCATCGAGTCGTAGTTCGGTGGCACGAAGTAGTTCGTGTAGACATGCGAGTCCACGCGCACGCCCGGACCACCCGGCGGATGCCACATCGTGATGCGGCCAGGCGACGGCGTGAACTTCCACGCGTCTTCGGCGTTGATGCGGCATTCGAACGAATGACCACGCATCTGGATCTGGCGCTGCGTGAACGGCAGCTTCTCGCCCGCGGCCACCATGATCTGCGTCTTGACGATGTCGATGCCTGTGGTGAATTCCGTCACCGGATGCTCCACCTGCACGCGCGTGTTCATCTCGATGAAATAGAACTCGCCGTTTTCGTAAAGAAACTCAAAGGTGCCCGCGCCGCGGTAGCCGATCTTCTTGCACGCGGCCGCGCAGCGCTCGCCGATCTTCTCGATCAGCTTGCGCGGGATGCCGGGGGCCGGCGATTCCTCGATCACCTTCTGGTGACGGCGCTGCATGGAGCAATCGCGCTCGCCCAAGTAAACGGCGTTCTTGTGCTTGTCGGCCAGGATCTGGATTTCGATGTGGCGCGGATTCTGGAGAAACTTCTCCATGTAGACCGCTGGATTGTTGAAGGCGGCGCCCGCCTCCGCCTTGGTCATCTGGATCGCGTTGATCAGCGCGGCTTCGGTGTGCACCACGCGCATGCCCCGGCCGCCACCGCCGCCAGCCGCCTTGATGATGACCGGGTAGCCGATGGCGCGCGCAATGCGCTTGTTGGTGGTCGCATCGTCGGACAGTTCGCCTTCGGAGCCCGGCACGCAAGGCACGCCTGCCTTGATCATGGCCTGCTTGGCCGCGACCTTGTCGCCCATCGTGCGGATGTTTTCCGGCGTCGGGCCGATGAACTGGAATCCGCTTTGCTCGACGCGCTCCGCGAAGTTGGCGTTCTCGCTCAGGAAACCGTAGCCGGGGTGGATCGCTTCGGCGTCGGTCACTTCTGCCGCCGAAATGATCGCCGGCATGTTGAGATAGCTTTGGCCCGATGCCGCAGGCCCGATGCACACGGCCTCCTGGGCCAGCTTGACGTACTTGGCGTCGCGATCGGCTTCGGAATAAACCATGACGGCCTTGATGCCCATCTCGCTGCAGGCACGCTGGATCCGCAAGGCGATTTCGCCGCGATTGGCGACCAGGATCTTCTTGAACATGGTCACTCGATGATGAACAGCGTCTGGCCGTATTCGACCGCTTGCCCGTTTTCGCCGAGGATCTGCGTGACCGTGCCGGACTTGTCGGCCTCGATCTCGTTGAGGATCTTCATGGCCTCGATGATGCAGATGGTGTCGCCTTCGTTGACTTTGCTGCCCACTTCGACGAACGAGGGTGCGCCTGGGCTCGACGAACGGTAGAAGGTGCCGACCATCGGCGACTTGACGGCGTGCCCGGTGGCGACCGCGTCGGCCGGAGCCGCCGCAGGCGCTGCTGCCAGCGGTGCCGTGGCGGGCGCTGGCCCTGCGGCCTGCGGCGCGAGCGTTTGCACGTACTGAACCGGAGCGGCCTCACCGCCCTTGACGATCCGGACCTTGCCCTCGGCTTCGGTGATCTCGAGTTCGGAAATGTTCGATTCAGACACCAGGTCGATCAGTGTCTTGAGTTTGCGTAGATCCATGGGGCTCCAATTGCCGTGTTCGCCGGCTTTGCCGGTCATTCGGGATTAACTCGCCTGAACGTTGGCTTATTTCAGCGTATCGACGCCAACGCCTTCGCGTGGGGGCGGATTCTAACCGTGAACTTCTGCACGGCGCCAAGCCTCAAGGTCGGCGGGTTCGACCTTGCCCATTTTACGCGCCGCGATGGCGCCATCGGCGCTCAACACCAACGTGAACGGCAGCCCGCCCGCGGTATTGCCCAGCTGCTTCACCAGATCGGTCCCTTCCAGGCCGGCCAGACCGACCGGAAAGGTCACAGGCAGCTTTTCAAGGAATTTTCGGACCGCCGTCGGCTGATCGATGGCCAATCCGACAACTTGCCAGCCGTTGGACGCGTGATCCTTGTAAAAGCGATCGATCATCGGCAGCTCTTCGATGCAAGGCGGGCACCAGGTGGCCCAGAAATTGAGAAGCATCGGTTTGCCTTTCAGATCGGCCATCCGCACTTCGCCACCGTCGGGACGGGTGAAAGTTCGGCTCCAGAATGCGTCGTCCATCCGCTCGCCGGCAGCGCTGTGGGTCTGGTGCTCGCGCCACCACGCACCGCCCAGCCCTGCGCCCACCGCCACCATGGCAACGCCGCCGTAAAGCCAACGCCGGCGGCTCACTGTATCCGTCATTCAGAATCCTTTTCGATCAGGCGACGCAGGGCGGCCAGGTCGCCCCTCGGGGTTCGACCCTGCGCATCGGGTTTCAGCGCTCCGCGCAAATCATCCAGATCGTAGACGAGCAGATGCACCCCGATCTCTTCGCCCAGCATCCGACTGTGGGCATGCACGCTGAGCGCTTCGACCTGTTCGCCGTGAAAGCCGTTCACCATGCGCGGCTCGTAGTCAACATGGTGATCAATGAGCGCGATCTCCGCGGACTTCGAGTCATCGCAGAACATCTGGATGTAGATGTCCGACAGCCGCGTCGCCGTACCATGCCAGACAGCGCCGCCGAGATGGGGCCGAAACGCCGCCATGCGCTGCATCCATTCGAGTGCTAGCGAGCGCAACGCGTGCAACTCTTTGGGCTGGGTGTCCGCACAGAACAGCGCGATGTAGTCCCGAACCTCGGCTTCCACCTCGTCGTTGTTGGGAAGCCCGCTGCGCGAAGACAGGCCGAGATCGCGCACCGCCCGGCGCTTGGCGGGGCCGTATTCGAGCCCTTCCTCGACGACGAGACGGGCGGCGGTCGCTGCGATTTCGCGCTTGGGCGTGTCCATCGGATCATTCTGCCCGCAGACCGCATTCCGCAGAAGTGCATGCAGGGCGCATCCCTAAAATCGGCCGATGCACATTCATATCCTCGGCATCTGCGGCACATTCATGGGCGGTGTCGCCGCCCTCGCCCGCGCAGCCGGCCACCGCGTGACCGGCTGCGACGCCGGCGTCTATCCGCCGATGAGCGATCAGCTGCGCGCACTCGACATCAAACTGATCGAAGGCTTTTCGGCCGACCAGCTCGCCCTGAAGCCGGACATGTTCGTGGTCGGCAACGTGGTGTCACGCGCCCGCCTCGCGGACGGCACGCCCAAGTTTCCGCTGATGGAAGCCATCCTCGATGCGGGTGCGCCCTACACCAGCGGGCCGCAGTGGCTGGCAGAACATGTCCTGCAAGGTCGCCATGTGCTGGCGGTCGCGGGCACGCACGGCAAGACCACGACCACGTCGATGCTCGCGTGGATCCTGGAAATGGCGGGCAAGGCGCCTGGCTTCCTGGTCGGCGGCGTGCCGCTGGACTTCGGCGTGTCGGCCCGGCCCGGCGGCGGCTCAGCGCCGTTCGTGATCGAAGCCGATGAGTACGACACCGCCTTCTTCGACAAGCGCAGCAAGTTCGTCCACTACCGGCCTCGCACCGCGGTGCTGAACAACCTCGAGTTCGACCACGCCGACATCTTCGACGATCTCGCCGCCATCGAGCGGCAGTTCCATCACCTCGTGCGCACCGTGCCCGCCACCGGTCGCATCGTGGTCAATGCGACCGAGGACAGCCTGCGGCGCGTGCTGGCCCAAGGCTGCTGGAGCGAGGTCGCGCGATTCGGCGCGGGTAGCCCCGACACCGACTGGCAAGCCAAGGGTGAGCACGGCGCGTTCGACGTGCTGTACCGTGGCGAGCGCGTCGGCCGTGTCGACTGGAAGCTCTCCGGGCTGCACAACCAGATGAATGCGCTGGCCGCCATCGCCGCAGCCGACCATGTGGGCGTGGCGCCCGCCGAGGCCGCCGCGGCGCTCGGTACCTTTCGGAATGTGCGTCGTCGCATGGAACTGCGCGGCACCGTGGCGCGCCCCGGCGGCGAGATCACCGTCTACGACGACTTCGCCCACCACCCGACGGCGATCCGCACGACGCTCGACGGCCTGCGCCGCCAGCTCGACGGCCAGGGCAAGCAAAGTGAGCGCATGCTCGCGGCCTTCGAGCCGCGCAGCAACACGATGAAGCTCGGCACGATGGCAGCGCAATTGCCGTGGAGCCTGGAGGCGGCCGACCTGGCGTTCTGCCACACCGCCGGACTCGATTGGGACGCCGCCGCCGCGTTGAAGCCCATGGGAGAGCGCGCGCAAGTCGCCGGGTCGATCGATCCGCTCGTCGCGCAGATCGTTGCAGCCGCGCGAGCCGGCGATCACATCGTCTGCATGAGCAACGGCGGTTTCGGCGGCGTGCACGACAAGCTGCTGGCGGCATTGCAGGCACAAACCCCATGAATTCGACGCGAGCGCACCAGCTGATCGATACGCTCCAGCTCAAGCCGCACCCGGAAGGCGGCTGGTACAGCGAAGTATTCCGCTCGACCGCCAGCGTTTCGCCGGCCGACGGCAGGTCACTGCGCAGCGCGCTCACATCGATCTATTTCCTTCTCGAGGCGCAGCAGCACTCGCGCTGGCATCGTGTTCTGTCCGACGAGGTCTGGGTCCATCTGGAAGGCGTGCCGCTGGCGCTGTGGACCTGCGACGCGGGCCTCCGAACTGCGCCGGCCCATGTGCGGCTCGGCCCTGTCGACGTGCACGGCACGCGCCCGCAACACGTGGTGCCGGCCGGTCAGTGGCAGGCGGCGCGGCCGATCGTGAGCCACACCGCCGGCGACTTCACGCTCGCCGCCTGCATGGTCGGTCCGGGCTTCGACTTCAGCGATTTCTCGTTGATGCCCGGCGCCAGCGACGAAGCGGCTGCCATGCGTCACCACTGGCCCGATCTCGCCGTTTTGATGTGATAGGCGCTTAACCCCGGCGCTGCTTCACGGCGTGCGACAGCGTGTCGAGCATGGCGACCGAGTCGTCCCAGCCGATGCAGGCGTCGGTGATGCTCTTGCCGTATTCCAGATCGGCGATCAGCTCCTTGCCTGGCGTGAATTTCTGCGCGCCGGCCTGCAAATGGCTTTCCACCATCACACCGAACACGCTTGTGCTGCCGCCCGCGATCTGTCCGGCGATGTCCTTCGCCACGTCGATCTGCTTTTGGTGCTGCTTCGCGCTGTTGGCGTGGCTGCAGTCGACCATCAGGGTCGGCGGCAACTTGGCCGAAGAGAGGTCGGCGCAGGCGGCCGCGACACTGGCCGCGTCGTAGTTCGGTGCCTTGCCGCCACGCAGGATCACGTGGCAGTCCGGGTTGCCGTTGGTCTGCACGATCGCGACCTGGCCGTTCTTATGGACCGACAGGAAGTGATGCCCGCGCGCCGCCGCCTGGATGGCGTCGGTCGCGATGCGGATGTTGCCGTCGGTGCCGTTCTTGAAACCGATCGGCGCCGACAGGCCCGACGCCAATTCGCGATGCACCTGGCTTTCGGTGGTGCGCGCACCGATCGCGCCCCAGCTGATGAGGTCGCCGATGTACTGCGGGGAGATCACGTCGAGGAATTCGCTGCCGGCGGGCAAGCCGATCCGATTGATGTCGATCAGAAGCTGGCGCGCGATGCGCAGACCCTCGTCGATGCGGTAGCTTTCGTCGAGGTAGGGGTCGTTGATCAACCCCTTCCAGCCCACCGTGGTGCGCGGCTTCTCGAAGTAGACGCGCATCACGATCTCGAGTGACTCGGCGTGCTTGTCGCGCAGCACCTTGAGCCGGCGCGCGTAGTCGAGTGCGGCAGCGGGGTCGTGGATCGAGCATGGGCCCATGACCACCAGCAGCCGGTCGTCCGTGCCGGCCATGATGTCGTGGATGGCACGGCGCGTGCCGGTGATCAGCGTTTCGACCGGCGTCCCGCGGATCGGGAAGAAACGGATCAGGTGTTCGGGAGGGGGCAGCACGTTGATGTCCTTGATGCGTTCGTCGTCGGTCTGGCTGGTTTTCTCGACGCTCGCATACCAGCTGTCGCTGGTGGGGGCGGTGTTCTGGCTCATCGTGTGACTCCTGGATCAACAATCAAAAGGGCATAAAAAAACCGCCGGGGCGTGAGCGCCGGCGGTCTGGGAGGGGTGTACGTTTGCTTTACGCGCTCGCCTCTGGGCCGCCGGAAGTCCGGAACCAAAAGTACGAAAAATAGAAAGCTGCGCGCAACATGGGTGGCCAATGTAGCACAGGGTTTTGCGCGCCGGGTTTTTCAGGCGGTGCCGCCGACCGTGAGACCGTCGATGCGCAGGGTGGGCTGGCCGACGCCGACCGGCACACTCTGGCCTTCCTTGCCGCAGGTGCCCACGCCCGAATCGAGCGCCATGTCGTCGCCGATCATGGTCACGCGCGTCAGCGCGTCCGGGCCGTTGCCCACGATCGTCGCGCCCTTGACCGGGTACTGGATCTTGCCGTTCTCGACCCAGTAGGCCTCGCTCGCCGAGAACACGAACTTGCCGCTCGTGATGTCGACCTGCCCGCCGCCGAAGTTGGTGGCGTAGAGGCCCTTCTTCATGCTCGCGACGATTTCTTCGGGGTTCTTGTCGCCGCCCAGCATGTAGGTATTGGTCATGCGTGGCATCGGCACGTGCGCGTAGCTTTCGCGGCGGCCGTTGCCGGTGGGCTTCACGCCCGTCAGGCGGGCGTTCATCGAATCCTGGATGTAACCCTTGAGGATGCCGTCCTCGATCAACACGT
Proteins encoded:
- a CDS encoding TlpA family protein disulfide reductase, which produces MTDTVSRRRWLYGGVAMVAVGAGLGGAWWREHQTHSAAGERMDDAFWSRTFTRPDGGEVRMADLKGKPMLLNFWATWCPPCIEELPMIDRFYKDHASNGWQVVGLAIDQPTAVRKFLEKLPVTFPVGLAGLEGTDLVKQLGNTAGGLPFTLVLSADGAIAARKMGKVEPADLEAWRRAEVHG
- a CDS encoding cupin domain-containing protein, producing MNSTRAHQLIDTLQLKPHPEGGWYSEVFRSTASVSPADGRSLRSALTSIYFLLEAQQHSRWHRVLSDEVWVHLEGVPLALWTCDAGLRTAPAHVRLGPVDVHGTRPQHVVPAGQWQAARPIVSHTAGDFTLAACMVGPGFDFSDFSLMPGASDEAAAMRHHWPDLAVLM
- the prmA gene encoding 50S ribosomal protein L11 methyltransferase, whose protein sequence is MFELRLLVPEQSVEAVSDALDALDALSVSVEDADAQTDAEQALFGEPGMPPPKEGWQRSRVIALFDSEALANDAATVLAVQDFFEGCQLLGVAVVPDQDWVRLTQSQFAPVEITSDFWIVPTWHEPPAQARRVIRLDPGLAFGTGTHPTTRMCLRWIAKRGEFAGQRVLDYGCGSGILAIGAAKYGAAEIDAVDIDEAAVSSTRLNAEANGVTLNAALPDAALGHYQTVLANILATPLKVLAPLLCAHVAPGGALVLAGILERQADELKLAYAPYVQLEVSDTEDGWILMTARA
- a CDS encoding 3-deoxy-7-phosphoheptulonate synthase, which gives rise to MSQNTAPTSDSWYASVEKTSQTDDERIKDINVLPPPEHLIRFFPIRGTPVETLITGTRRAIHDIMAGTDDRLLVVMGPCSIHDPAAALDYARRLKVLRDKHAESLEIVMRVYFEKPRTTVGWKGLINDPYLDESYRIDEGLRIARQLLIDINRIGLPAGSEFLDVISPQYIGDLISWGAIGARTTESQVHRELASGLSAPIGFKNGTDGNIRIATDAIQAAARGHHFLSVHKNGQVAIVQTNGNPDCHVILRGGKAPNYDAASVAAACADLSSAKLPPTLMVDCSHANSAKQHQKQIDVAKDIAGQIAGGSTSVFGVMVESHLQAGAQKFTPGKELIADLEYGKSITDACIGWDDSVAMLDTLSHAVKQRRG
- the accC gene encoding acetyl-CoA carboxylase biotin carboxylase subunit; this encodes MFKKILVANRGEIALRIQRACSEMGIKAVMVYSEADRDAKYVKLAQEAVCIGPAASGQSYLNMPAIISAAEVTDAEAIHPGYGFLSENANFAERVEQSGFQFIGPTPENIRTMGDKVAAKQAMIKAGVPCVPGSEGELSDDATTNKRIARAIGYPVIIKAAGGGGGRGMRVVHTEAALINAIQMTKAEAGAAFNNPAVYMEKFLQNPRHIEIQILADKHKNAVYLGERDCSMQRRHQKVIEESPAPGIPRKLIEKIGERCAAACKKIGYRGAGTFEFLYENGEFYFIEMNTRVQVEHPVTEFTTGIDIVKTQIMVAAGEKLPFTQRQIQMRGHSFECRINAEDAWKFTPSPGRITMWHPPGGPGVRVDSHVYTNYFVPPNYDSMIGKIITFGDTREQAMARMRTALNETVIEGISTNIPLHRELMVDAKFMAGGTNIHYLEEWLAAHKR
- the mpl gene encoding UDP-N-acetylmuramate:L-alanyl-gamma-D-glutamyl-meso-diaminopimelate ligase, with amino-acid sequence MHIHILGICGTFMGGVAALARAAGHRVTGCDAGVYPPMSDQLRALDIKLIEGFSADQLALKPDMFVVGNVVSRARLADGTPKFPLMEAILDAGAPYTSGPQWLAEHVLQGRHVLAVAGTHGKTTTTSMLAWILEMAGKAPGFLVGGVPLDFGVSARPGGGSAPFVIEADEYDTAFFDKRSKFVHYRPRTAVLNNLEFDHADIFDDLAAIERQFHHLVRTVPATGRIVVNATEDSLRRVLAQGCWSEVARFGAGSPDTDWQAKGEHGAFDVLYRGERVGRVDWKLSGLHNQMNALAAIAAADHVGVAPAEAAAALGTFRNVRRRMELRGTVARPGGEITVYDDFAHHPTAIRTTLDGLRRQLDGQGKQSERMLAAFEPRSNTMKLGTMAAQLPWSLEAADLAFCHTAGLDWDAAAALKPMGERAQVAGSIDPLVAQIVAAARAGDHIVCMSNGGFGGVHDKLLAALQAQTP
- the accB gene encoding acetyl-CoA carboxylase biotin carboxyl carrier protein — translated: MDLRKLKTLIDLVSESNISELEITEAEGKVRIVKGGEAAPVQYVQTLAPQAAGPAPATAPLAAAPAAAPADAVATGHAVKSPMVGTFYRSSSPGAPSFVEVGSKVNEGDTICIIEAMKILNEIEADKSGTVTQILGENGQAVEYGQTLFIIE
- a CDS encoding zinc-ribbon and DUF3426 domain-containing protein; the encoded protein is MSLVTRCPACATTFKVVRDQLRISDGWVRCGRCSHVFDATLDLRDLSDTEATPPAAPAPDDADFFDDDPARDDAPAAFAEPAAPVDLPAPPSFPVLPDLSSPAGGLVADEPWPTPVIATVPDRDTVAPHPVLSVAELAPSLELDTVSQGQFQKALRRARVKAAKIARARDKSTAAPAVEPSEESTAAPVVQTASESEPPPLPPTVVPSFLRAASSSEFWQSARGRMVVVAGIVVAGLLLALQVVHRERDSLLAGRPGLRPVLQSLCAVTGCELAALRRINDITIDGATFAREKVGDGYQFSFTLRSAATVPLAMPAIELSLLNTQEQAVVRRVLLPTDFGAPAELAARGERAASLRLILTGAEAAALPPIAGFNVLAFYP